The following proteins are encoded in a genomic region of Mycolicibacterium rutilum:
- a CDS encoding MBL fold metallo-hydrolase, producing the protein MFITGFPAGLLACNCYVLAPRTGADAIVVDPGQRAMGPLRRILDDNHLTPAAVLLTHGHIDHIWSAQKVADMYGCPAFIHPEDRGMLTDPIKDFGRGFIGGLATSAFGALFREPKQLVELDKDGDKVELGGVTVTVDHTPGHTRGSVVFRVAQGPDEIAFTGDTLFRQSVGRTDLPGGSGRDLLGSIVNKLLVLDDDTVVLPGHGPRTTIGFERRHNPFLEGLSK; encoded by the coding sequence GTGTTCATCACCGGGTTTCCGGCCGGCCTGCTGGCGTGCAACTGCTACGTGCTGGCTCCGCGGACCGGGGCCGACGCGATCGTCGTCGACCCCGGCCAACGCGCGATGGGGCCGCTGCGCCGGATCCTCGACGACAACCACCTGACGCCTGCGGCCGTGCTGCTCACCCACGGCCACATCGACCACATCTGGTCCGCGCAGAAGGTCGCCGACATGTACGGCTGCCCGGCGTTCATCCACCCCGAGGACCGCGGCATGCTGACCGACCCGATCAAGGACTTCGGGCGCGGCTTCATCGGGGGACTGGCCACCTCCGCGTTCGGGGCGCTGTTCCGCGAACCCAAGCAGCTCGTCGAACTCGACAAGGACGGGGACAAGGTCGAGTTGGGCGGGGTGACGGTCACCGTCGACCACACGCCGGGCCACACCCGCGGGTCGGTGGTGTTCCGCGTCGCGCAGGGGCCCGACGAGATCGCGTTCACCGGCGATACCCTGTTCCGGCAGTCGGTGGGCCGCACGGACCTGCCGGGCGGCAGCGGCCGGGACCTGCTCGGCTCGATCGTCAACAAACTGTTGGTGCTCGACGACGACACCGTGGTACTACCGGGGCACGGCCCCAGGACCACGATCGGCTTCGAGCGCCGCCACAACCCGTTTCTCGAAGGCTTGAGTAAGTGA
- a CDS encoding RelA/SpoT family protein, giving the protein MADKPGTGQAVQSPPTAPGPETQPLETPKTSASASRRVRARLARRMTSQRSAINPVLEPLVAVHREIYPKANLQLLQRAYEVAEQRHADQMRRSGDPYITHPLAVANILAELGMDTTTLIAALLHDTVEDTGYTLEALTEEFGTEVGHLVDGVTKLDKVALGTAAEGETIRKMIIAMARDARVLVIKVADRLHNMRTMRFLPPEKQARKARETLEVIAPLAHRLGMATVKWELEDLSFAILHPKKYEEIVRLVADRAPSRDTYLAKVRAEITATLTASKINAVVEGRPKHYWSIYQKMIVKGRDFDDIHDLVGVRILCDEIRDCYAALGVVHSLWQPMAGRFKDYIAQPRYGVYQSLHTTVVGPEGKPLEVQIRTHDMHKTAELGIAAHWRYKEAKGRNGVPTQHASAEIDDMAWMRQLLDWQREAADPGEFLESLRYDLAVQEIFVFTPKGDVITLPTGSTPVDFAYAVHTEVGHRCIGARVNGRLVALERKLENGEVVEVFTSKALNAGPSRDWQSFVVSPRAKAKIRQWFAKERREEALEAGKDAIAREVRRGGLPLQRLMNAESMGALARELRYADVSALYTAVGEGHVSARHVVQRLVALVGGDEEAADELAERSTPATMPVRQRTSDDVGVSVPGAPGVLTKLAKCCTPVPGDNIMGFVTRGGGVSVHRTDCTNAASLQQQSERIIEVKWAPSPSSVFLVAIQVEALDRHRLLSDVTRVLADEKVNILSASVTTSNDRVAISRFTFEMGDPKHLGHVLNVVRNVEGVYDVYRVTSAA; this is encoded by the coding sequence ATGGCTGACAAACCCGGCACGGGCCAGGCCGTGCAGTCGCCGCCGACCGCGCCCGGCCCCGAGACCCAACCGCTGGAGACCCCGAAGACGTCGGCGAGCGCGTCGCGGCGGGTGCGGGCCCGGCTGGCGCGCCGCATGACCTCCCAGCGCAGCGCGATCAACCCGGTGCTCGAGCCGCTGGTCGCGGTGCACCGCGAGATCTATCCCAAGGCGAACCTGCAATTGCTGCAGCGGGCCTACGAGGTCGCCGAGCAGCGCCACGCCGACCAGATGCGCCGCTCGGGTGACCCCTACATCACCCATCCGCTCGCGGTGGCCAACATCCTCGCCGAGCTCGGCATGGACACCACCACGCTGATCGCGGCGCTGCTGCACGACACGGTGGAGGACACCGGCTACACGCTGGAGGCGTTGACCGAGGAGTTCGGCACCGAGGTCGGCCATCTCGTCGACGGGGTCACCAAGCTGGACAAGGTCGCGCTGGGCACCGCCGCCGAGGGCGAGACCATCCGCAAGATGATCATCGCGATGGCGCGTGACGCCCGCGTGCTGGTCATCAAGGTCGCCGACCGTTTGCACAACATGCGCACCATGCGGTTCCTGCCGCCGGAAAAGCAGGCCCGCAAGGCCCGCGAGACGCTGGAAGTCATTGCGCCGCTTGCCCATCGGCTCGGTATGGCGACGGTCAAGTGGGAACTCGAGGACCTGTCGTTCGCGATCCTGCACCCGAAGAAGTACGAGGAGATCGTCCGGCTCGTCGCCGATCGGGCGCCGTCGCGCGACACCTATCTGGCCAAGGTGCGCGCCGAGATCACCGCGACGCTGACCGCCTCGAAGATCAACGCGGTGGTGGAGGGCAGGCCCAAGCACTACTGGTCGATCTACCAGAAGATGATCGTCAAGGGCCGCGACTTCGACGACATCCACGACCTCGTCGGCGTGCGGATCCTGTGCGACGAGATCCGGGACTGCTACGCGGCGCTGGGCGTGGTGCATTCGCTGTGGCAGCCGATGGCCGGACGGTTCAAGGACTACATCGCCCAGCCGCGCTACGGCGTCTACCAGTCGTTGCACACCACCGTCGTCGGACCCGAGGGCAAACCCCTGGAAGTGCAGATCCGCACCCACGACATGCACAAGACCGCGGAACTGGGCATCGCCGCGCACTGGCGGTACAAGGAAGCCAAGGGCCGCAACGGCGTTCCGACCCAGCACGCATCGGCCGAGATCGACGACATGGCGTGGATGCGGCAGCTGCTCGACTGGCAGCGGGAGGCCGCCGACCCGGGTGAGTTCCTGGAGTCGCTGCGCTACGACCTCGCGGTGCAGGAGATCTTCGTGTTCACCCCCAAGGGCGACGTGATCACGCTGCCGACCGGGTCGACGCCGGTGGACTTCGCCTACGCGGTGCACACCGAGGTCGGGCACCGCTGCATCGGCGCCCGCGTCAACGGCCGGCTGGTGGCGCTCGAGCGCAAGCTCGAAAACGGCGAAGTGGTCGAGGTTTTCACCTCGAAGGCGCTCAACGCGGGCCCGTCGCGGGACTGGCAGAGTTTCGTGGTCTCCCCGCGCGCCAAGGCCAAGATCCGCCAGTGGTTCGCCAAGGAGCGCCGCGAGGAAGCCCTCGAGGCCGGTAAGGACGCGATCGCCCGCGAGGTGCGGCGCGGCGGACTTCCGTTGCAGCGCTTGATGAATGCGGAGTCGATGGGCGCACTGGCCCGCGAGCTGCGGTACGCCGACGTCTCGGCGCTCTACACGGCGGTCGGCGAGGGCCACGTCTCGGCGCGGCACGTGGTGCAGCGGCTGGTGGCACTGGTCGGCGGCGACGAGGAGGCCGCCGACGAACTCGCCGAGCGGTCCACCCCGGCGACCATGCCGGTGCGCCAGCGCACCAGCGACGACGTCGGCGTGTCGGTGCCCGGTGCGCCCGGCGTGCTGACCAAACTCGCGAAGTGCTGCACGCCGGTGCCCGGCGACAACATCATGGGCTTCGTCACCCGCGGTGGCGGCGTCAGCGTGCACCGCACCGACTGCACCAACGCCGCGTCGCTGCAGCAACAGTCCGAACGCATCATCGAGGTCAAGTGGGCGCCGTCGCCGTCGTCGGTGTTCCTGGTCGCGATCCAGGTCGAGGCGCTCGACCGGCACCGGCTGCTGTCCGACGTGACCCGGGTGCTCGCCGACGAGAAGGTCAACATCTTGTCCGCGTCGGTGACCACGTCCAACGACCGCGTCGCGATCAGCCGGTTCACCTTCGAGATGGGCGACCCCAAGCACCTCGGTCACGTGCTCAACGTGGTGCGCAACGTGGAGGGCGTGTACGACGTCTACCGCGTCACGTCCGCGGCGTAG
- a CDS encoding DUF4333 domain-containing protein — MRPALLVVFASLGVLVVGCSSTIKPEGAAKSVVDLVSEQTGFKPTDVTCPDGVEAKEGTTFECTFTGPEGTEYTANLRVTKVEGDDVEFYIETAPSE; from the coding sequence ATGCGCCCCGCTCTGCTGGTTGTCTTCGCGTCGCTCGGCGTCCTGGTCGTCGGGTGCAGTTCCACGATCAAGCCTGAGGGAGCGGCGAAGTCCGTCGTCGACCTGGTTTCCGAGCAGACCGGCTTCAAGCCGACCGACGTCACATGCCCCGACGGCGTCGAGGCCAAGGAGGGCACCACCTTCGAGTGCACGTTCACCGGACCCGAAGGTACGGAGTACACGGCGAACTTGCGGGTGACCAAGGTCGAGGGCGACGACGTGGAGTTCTACATCGAGACCGCGCCCAGCGAGTGA
- a CDS encoding ABC transporter substrate-binding protein, with translation MVAACTPSPADSIDYAVDGVLITYNTNTVAGAASAGPQAFARVLTGFNYHGPDGQIVGDHDFGTISVVGRAPLVLDYEINGNAVYSDGKPITCDDLVLAWAAQSGRFPTFDAASRAGYSDVTGVECAPGQKKARVSFAPDRGFVDFGQLFAATSLMPSHVIADQLGLGDGGVTTPILGNDGPVVERIAQLWNTGWNLKPDLDLKRFPSSGPYKLDSVTEDGAVVLVANDKWWGAKPVTERVTVWPRGADIQERVNQGAYDVVDIATGSSGTLNLPDDYVRTDSPSGGIQQLFFAPDGVMAPPPARRALALCTPRDVIARNAEVPIANARLNPAAEDTYSAAEGMGDAGQFVAANPEAARGALANRPLTVRMGYQSPNPRLAAAVGAIAKACAPAGITVEDAATDQTGPLSLRNKEIDVLIASTGGASGSGSTGSSAMDAYQFFTGNGNNLPRYSNPEVDRVITGLAITADPKEIARLLGEGGPVLWADLPTLPLYRQQRTVLTSKKMFAVSSNPTRWGAGWNMDRWVLEQ, from the coding sequence ATGGTCGCCGCGTGCACACCGAGCCCGGCCGACAGCATCGACTACGCCGTCGACGGCGTGTTGATCACCTACAACACCAACACGGTGGCGGGCGCGGCCTCGGCCGGGCCGCAGGCGTTCGCGCGGGTGCTCACCGGGTTCAACTACCACGGGCCCGACGGGCAGATCGTCGGTGACCACGACTTCGGCACGATCTCGGTGGTCGGCCGCGCGCCGCTTGTCCTCGACTACGAGATCAACGGCAACGCCGTGTACTCCGACGGGAAGCCGATCACCTGCGACGACCTCGTGCTGGCGTGGGCGGCCCAATCCGGCCGGTTCCCGACGTTCGACGCCGCCAGCCGCGCCGGCTACAGCGACGTCACCGGGGTGGAGTGCGCGCCCGGGCAGAAGAAGGCGCGCGTGTCGTTCGCGCCGGACCGCGGCTTCGTCGACTTCGGTCAGCTGTTCGCCGCGACCTCGCTGATGCCGTCGCACGTGATCGCCGACCAACTCGGGCTGGGCGACGGCGGGGTCACCACCCCGATCCTCGGCAACGACGGACCGGTCGTCGAGCGCATCGCCCAACTGTGGAACACCGGCTGGAACCTCAAACCCGACCTGGACCTCAAGAGGTTCCCGTCGTCGGGGCCCTACAAGCTCGACTCGGTCACCGAGGACGGCGCGGTCGTGCTGGTCGCCAACGACAAGTGGTGGGGCGCCAAACCGGTCACCGAGCGGGTCACCGTGTGGCCGCGCGGGGCCGATATCCAGGAGCGGGTCAACCAGGGCGCCTACGACGTCGTCGACATCGCGACCGGGTCGTCGGGGACGCTGAACCTGCCCGACGACTACGTCCGCACCGATTCGCCCTCGGGCGGCATCCAGCAGTTGTTCTTCGCGCCGGACGGTGTGATGGCGCCGCCGCCGGCGCGCCGGGCGCTGGCGCTGTGCACGCCGCGCGACGTGATCGCCCGCAACGCCGAGGTGCCGATCGCCAACGCGCGGCTCAACCCGGCCGCCGAGGACACCTACTCCGCGGCCGAGGGCATGGGCGACGCCGGCCAGTTCGTCGCCGCCAACCCGGAGGCGGCCCGCGGCGCGCTGGCCAACCGGCCGCTGACCGTGCGGATGGGCTATCAGAGCCCCAACCCGCGGCTGGCCGCGGCCGTCGGCGCCATCGCCAAGGCGTGCGCCCCGGCGGGCATCACAGTCGAGGACGCCGCCACCGACCAGACCGGCCCACTGTCGTTGCGCAACAAGGAGATCGACGTGCTGATCGCCAGCACGGGCGGCGCGTCGGGCAGCGGATCGACCGGTTCGTCGGCGATGGACGCCTACCAATTCTTCACCGGCAACGGCAACAACCTGCCGCGGTACTCCAATCCGGAGGTCGATCGGGTGATCACCGGTCTGGCCATCACGGCCGACCCCAAGGAGATCGCCCGGCTGCTCGGCGAGGGCGGTCCGGTGTTGTGGGCCGACCTGCCGACGCTGCCGCTGTACCGTCAGCAGCGGACCGTGCTGACGTCGAAGAAGATGTTCGCGGTCAGCAGCAATCCGACGCGGTGGGGGGCGGGCTGGAACATGGACCGTTGGGTGCTCGAACAGTGA
- a CDS encoding peptidylprolyl isomerase, with translation MTTPPTGGPPPPAEPYPPPYPGYPPYPGYPPAYPGYGYPPPPRQTNALAIAALVCAFLFAPLGIVFGHVSLSQIKKNGEEGRGLALAGLVIGYLLTVAAVLVIVVSVVFVAAVARDLESLDGMVPDRTATPTGQLDELPAFKPPATLGSNCQYPATTEPADKPAKPPRTGRVPVTSEFISASMTTNEGNIGLQLDNAKAPCTVNNFASLAQQGFFDNTPCHRLTTGELAVLQCGDPTGSGTGGPGYRFPNEYPTNQFRLSDPALKKPVRYPRGTLAMANAGIGTNGSQFFLVYDDSELPPTYTAFGKIDETGLATLEKIAAAGVQGGSTDGEPVTDVEIETIRLD, from the coding sequence GTGACGACACCACCGACGGGCGGGCCGCCTCCGCCGGCCGAGCCCTATCCGCCGCCGTACCCCGGGTATCCGCCGTACCCGGGCTACCCGCCGGCGTATCCCGGCTACGGCTATCCTCCGCCGCCGCGGCAGACCAACGCGCTGGCCATCGCGGCCCTGGTGTGCGCGTTCCTGTTCGCGCCGCTGGGCATCGTGTTCGGTCATGTGTCGCTGTCGCAGATCAAGAAGAACGGCGAGGAGGGCCGCGGGCTGGCACTGGCCGGCCTGGTCATCGGTTACCTGCTGACCGTGGCCGCGGTCCTGGTGATCGTCGTGAGCGTCGTCTTCGTTGCGGCCGTCGCGCGTGACCTGGAGTCGCTGGACGGCATGGTGCCCGACCGGACCGCCACCCCGACCGGTCAGCTCGACGAGCTGCCTGCGTTCAAGCCGCCGGCCACGCTGGGCTCCAACTGCCAGTACCCGGCGACCACCGAACCGGCGGACAAGCCGGCCAAGCCGCCGCGCACGGGGCGGGTGCCGGTCACTTCGGAGTTCATCAGCGCGAGCATGACCACCAACGAAGGCAACATCGGCCTGCAGCTCGACAACGCCAAGGCGCCGTGCACGGTCAACAACTTCGCCAGCCTGGCCCAGCAGGGGTTCTTCGACAACACGCCGTGCCACCGTCTGACCACCGGCGAGCTGGCCGTGCTGCAGTGCGGAGATCCGACCGGCAGCGGGACCGGCGGCCCGGGCTACCGGTTCCCCAACGAGTACCCGACCAACCAGTTCCGGCTGAGCGATCCGGCGCTCAAGAAGCCGGTGCGCTACCCCCGCGGCACCCTGGCGATGGCCAACGCCGGCATCGGCACCAACGGCAGCCAGTTCTTCCTGGTCTACGACGACTCCGAGCTGCCGCCGACCTACACCGCGTTCGGCAAGATCGACGAGACCGGGCTGGCCACGCTCGAGAAGATCGCCGCCGCCGGGGTGCAGGGCGGCAGCACTGACGGCGAACCCGTCACCGACGTCGAGATCGAGACGATCCGGCTCGACTGA
- the yajC gene encoding preprotein translocase subunit YajC, whose translation MDLVVFLPLLIVLGAFMFFASRRQKKAMQATIDLHNSLQIGDRVHTTSGLQGTIVGITDDDVELEIAPGVVTTWMKLAVRDRITEDDEFDDDTAEPESTATELTDTPNTKTDG comes from the coding sequence ATGGACCTCGTCGTCTTCTTGCCCCTGCTCATCGTGCTCGGCGCCTTCATGTTCTTCGCCTCGCGACGCCAGAAGAAGGCCATGCAGGCCACGATCGACCTGCACAATTCGCTTCAGATCGGCGACCGCGTGCACACCACCTCCGGCCTGCAGGGCACCATCGTCGGCATCACCGATGACGACGTCGAACTCGAGATCGCGCCGGGCGTCGTCACCACCTGGATGAAGCTCGCGGTGCGTGACCGCATCACCGAGGACGACGAGTTCGACGACGACACCGCTGAGCCCGAGTCGACCGCCACCGAGCTCACCGACACCCCGAACACGAAGACGGACGGCTGA
- the secF gene encoding protein translocase subunit SecF: MAAKSANDQQSGAVEAPDLEAATPQHGFFVRLYTGTGAFEVIGKRKLWYAVSGLIVAVCVASMLLRGFTFGIDFEGGTKVSMPAATESGTVTTQQVEDVFNRTLGKAPESVVVVGSGDSATVQIRSETLTNEETEELRTALFEDFKPKGSDGQPSKQAISDSAVSETWGGQITQKALIALVVFLVLAAIYITVRYERYMAVAALATLAFDLIVTAGVYSVVGFEVTPATVIGLLTILGFSLYDTVIVFDKVEENTHGFEHTTRRTFAEQANLAVNQTFMRSINTSLISVLPILALMVVAVWLLGVGTLMDLALVQLVGVIVGTYSSIFFATPLLVSLRERTELVRSHTRKVMNRRKGASARATGATDGTETVADEPETVAATTARADATPPPDKPAPGARPARPTTSRTGRPSGKRDTRRR, encoded by the coding sequence ATGGCGGCCAAGTCAGCCAACGACCAGCAGAGCGGCGCCGTGGAGGCGCCCGACCTCGAGGCGGCCACGCCTCAGCACGGGTTCTTCGTCCGCCTCTACACCGGCACCGGCGCGTTCGAGGTCATCGGCAAACGCAAGCTGTGGTACGCGGTCAGCGGCCTGATCGTCGCGGTCTGCGTCGCCAGCATGCTGTTGCGCGGCTTCACCTTCGGCATCGACTTCGAAGGCGGGACCAAGGTATCGATGCCGGCGGCCACCGAGTCCGGCACGGTGACCACCCAGCAGGTCGAGGACGTCTTCAACCGGACGCTCGGTAAAGCGCCGGAGTCGGTGGTCGTGGTCGGAAGCGGCGATTCGGCGACCGTGCAGATCCGTTCCGAGACGCTGACGAACGAGGAGACCGAGGAACTGCGCACGGCGCTGTTCGAAGACTTCAAACCGAAGGGCTCCGACGGCCAGCCCAGCAAGCAGGCGATCAGCGACTCCGCGGTGTCGGAGACCTGGGGCGGTCAGATCACCCAGAAGGCGCTGATCGCGCTGGTGGTGTTCCTGGTACTCGCCGCCATCTACATCACGGTCCGCTACGAGCGCTACATGGCGGTCGCGGCGCTGGCCACGCTCGCGTTCGACCTCATCGTCACCGCCGGGGTGTACTCGGTGGTCGGGTTCGAGGTGACACCGGCGACCGTCATCGGCCTGCTCACCATCCTCGGCTTCTCGCTGTACGACACCGTGATCGTGTTCGACAAGGTCGAGGAGAACACCCACGGGTTCGAACACACCACCCGGCGCACCTTCGCCGAACAGGCCAACCTCGCCGTCAACCAGACCTTCATGCGCTCGATCAACACCAGTCTGATCTCGGTGCTGCCGATCCTGGCGCTGATGGTGGTCGCGGTGTGGCTGCTCGGCGTCGGCACCCTGATGGACCTGGCACTGGTGCAGCTGGTCGGCGTGATTGTGGGCACCTACTCGTCGATCTTCTTCGCCACCCCGCTGCTGGTGTCGCTGCGCGAACGCACCGAGCTGGTCCGCTCGCACACCCGCAAGGTGATGAACCGCCGCAAGGGTGCCTCTGCGCGGGCGACCGGGGCCACCGACGGCACCGAGACCGTCGCCGACGAACCGGAGACCGTCGCGGCCACTACCGCGCGGGCGGACGCCACGCCGCCGCCGGACAAGCCGGCACCCGGTGCGCGTCCCGCCCGACCGACGACCAGCCGGACCGGCCGCCCGTCGGGTAAGCGCGACACCCGTCGGCGGTAG
- the secD gene encoding protein translocase subunit SecD, which yields MASSSAPVHPARYLTLFLVLLIGAYLLVFLTGTKKPEPKLGIDLQGGTRVTLTARTPDGSPPTRDALNQAQQIINDRVNGLGVSGSEVIIDGNNLVITVPGNESSEARNLGQTARLYIRPVLYQIPAQGQAQQPPTEGPEGAPPGGAPAGGAPPAGGVPGVPGLPPIAPAEPGAPIGPGGAPAGQQPPAPPTAPAPPQPRPYPQDLPAQPAPEPPPTPQPTPPPGPGQPAPTPPGPRGPGDVPLQQRIADEKQLRQSTDQQIQILALQFQATRCGQDDVLAGNDDPNLPLITCSDDGATVYLLDKSILSGEQIQDATSGLDQQRGEYVVDVQFKSEGSKIWADFTAANVGTQTAFVLDSKVMSAPEIQEAIPGGRTQITGQFTQSTARELANVLKYGSLPLSFESSEAETVSATLGLSSLRAGLIAGAVGLALVLLYSLLYYRMLGVLTALSLIASGAMVFAILVLLGRWINYTLDLAGIAGLIIGIGMTADSFVVFFERIKDEIREGRSFRSAVPRGWARARKTIVSGNAVTLLAAVVLYILAVGQVKGFAFTLGLTTVLDVVVVFLVTWPLVYLASKSTLLAKPALNGLGAVQQIARERRAAAHATGRD from the coding sequence GTGGCATCGTCTTCGGCGCCGGTTCACCCTGCCCGCTACCTAACGCTGTTCTTGGTGTTGCTCATCGGCGCCTACCTGCTGGTGTTCCTGACCGGAACCAAGAAGCCCGAGCCGAAACTCGGCATCGACCTGCAGGGCGGCACCCGTGTCACGCTGACCGCGCGCACGCCCGACGGTTCACCGCCCACGCGTGACGCGCTCAACCAGGCGCAGCAGATCATCAACGACCGCGTGAACGGGCTCGGCGTCTCCGGGTCCGAGGTGATCATCGACGGCAACAACCTGGTGATCACGGTGCCCGGCAACGAGAGCAGCGAAGCCCGCAACCTCGGACAGACAGCGCGGCTCTACATCCGGCCGGTGCTGTATCAGATCCCCGCGCAGGGCCAGGCCCAGCAGCCGCCGACCGAGGGGCCCGAGGGCGCCCCGCCCGGTGGTGCTCCTGCTGGGGGCGCTCCGCCCGCCGGTGGGGTGCCGGGGGTGCCCGGGCTGCCGCCGATCGCCCCCGCCGAGCCGGGCGCACCGATCGGTCCGGGCGGTGCGCCGGCCGGGCAGCAGCCGCCGGCACCGCCGACCGCGCCTGCCCCGCCGCAGCCGCGGCCCTATCCGCAGGATCTGCCGGCCCAGCCCGCGCCGGAGCCCCCGCCGACGCCCCAGCCGACTCCGCCTCCGGGACCCGGGCAGCCCGCACCCACGCCGCCGGGACCCCGCGGACCGGGTGACGTCCCGCTGCAGCAGCGCATCGCCGACGAGAAGCAGTTGCGCCAGAGCACCGATCAGCAGATCCAGATCCTGGCCCTGCAGTTCCAAGCCACCCGCTGCGGTCAGGACGACGTGCTGGCGGGCAATGACGATCCGAACCTGCCGCTGATCACCTGCTCCGACGACGGCGCGACGGTGTATCTGCTGGACAAGTCGATCCTAAGCGGCGAGCAGATCCAGGACGCCACCTCCGGGTTGGACCAGCAGCGCGGCGAGTATGTCGTCGATGTGCAGTTCAAGAGCGAAGGCTCGAAGATCTGGGCGGACTTCACCGCGGCCAACGTGGGCACGCAGACCGCGTTCGTCCTCGACTCCAAGGTGATGAGCGCCCCCGAGATCCAGGAGGCGATCCCCGGAGGTCGCACCCAGATCACCGGGCAGTTCACCCAGAGCACCGCGCGCGAACTGGCCAACGTGCTCAAATACGGGTCACTGCCGCTGTCCTTCGAATCGTCTGAGGCAGAAACCGTCTCGGCGACCCTGGGGCTGTCGTCGTTGCGGGCGGGCCTGATCGCCGGTGCGGTCGGCTTGGCGCTGGTGCTGCTGTACTCGCTGCTCTACTACCGGATGCTGGGTGTGCTCACCGCACTTTCGCTGATCGCTTCGGGCGCAATGGTTTTCGCGATACTCGTACTGCTCGGCAGATGGATCAACTACACATTGGACCTGGCCGGTATCGCAGGTCTGATCATCGGTATCGGTATGACCGCGGACTCGTTCGTGGTGTTCTTCGAACGCATCAAAGACGAGATACGCGAAGGGCGTTCGTTCCGCTCGGCGGTGCCGCGCGGTTGGGCCCGAGCGCGTAAGACGATCGTGTCGGGCAACGCGGTGACACTGCTCGCCGCGGTGGTGCTCTACATCCTGGCGGTGGGCCAGGTGAAGGGCTTCGCCTTCACGCTGGGGCTGACCACGGTGCTCGACGTCGTCGTCGTCTTCCTGGTGACCTGGCCGCTGGTGTACCTGGCGTCGAAGTCGACGCTGCTGGCCAAGCCGGCGCTCAACGGCCTTGGGGCCGTTCAGCAGATCGCCAGGGAACGACGAGCAGCCGCGCACGCGACGGGACGGGATTGA
- a CDS encoding peptidylprolyl isomerase: MPTNEQRRATAKRKLERQLERRAEQARKRRLYTIIGSVVGAVVVIAAVVATVVITNRDSDVSQNTATTSTPDPGPAEPGQLPPFAAPAGLGENCQYPASREKASKPVNPPRTGKVPTSEAEVSVSMSTDQGNLGLLLDNAKAPCTVNSFASLAQQGFFDNTPCHRLTTADQLKVLQCGDPTGKGTGGPGYEFANEYPTNQYQPDDPKLMEAVRYPRGTLAMANAGPNTNGSQFFLVYQDSQLPPNYTVFGKIDETGLATLDKIAGNGVEGGGQDGAPATPVQVKSILLD, encoded by the coding sequence GTGCCGACCAACGAACAGCGGCGGGCGACAGCGAAGCGCAAACTGGAGCGGCAGCTGGAGCGCCGCGCCGAGCAGGCTCGTAAGCGGCGGCTGTACACGATCATCGGCTCGGTCGTGGGCGCCGTCGTCGTGATCGCCGCGGTGGTCGCGACCGTCGTCATCACCAACCGGGATTCGGACGTCAGCCAGAACACGGCCACCACCAGCACGCCCGACCCCGGCCCCGCGGAGCCCGGTCAGCTGCCCCCGTTCGCCGCACCGGCCGGCCTCGGCGAGAACTGCCAGTACCCCGCCTCGCGGGAGAAGGCCAGCAAGCCGGTCAACCCACCGCGCACCGGCAAGGTGCCCACCAGCGAGGCCGAGGTCAGCGTCAGCATGTCGACCGATCAGGGCAATCTCGGCCTGCTCCTGGACAACGCCAAGGCGCCGTGCACGGTCAACAGCTTCGCCAGCCTGGCCCAGCAGGGATTCTTCGACAACACGCCCTGCCACCGGTTGACCACCGCCGATCAGCTCAAGGTGCTGCAGTGCGGCGACCCGACCGGCAAGGGCACCGGCGGCCCGGGCTACGAATTCGCCAACGAGTACCCGACCAACCAGTACCAGCCCGACGATCCGAAGCTGATGGAAGCGGTGCGCTACCCGCGCGGCACGCTGGCGATGGCCAACGCCGGACCCAACACCAACGGCAGCCAGTTCTTCCTCGTCTACCAGGATTCGCAGCTGCCGCCGAACTACACCGTGTTCGGCAAAATCGACGAGACAGGCCTGGCGACGCTGGACAAGATCGCCGGCAACGGGGTCGAGGGCGGCGGTCAGGACGGCGCGCCGGCCACCCCGGTCCAGGTCAAGTCGATCCTGCTGGACTGA
- a CDS encoding adenine phosphoribosyltransferase has translation MMRQVPDFPEPGIQFKDLTPLLADAHGLAAVTDALAECGEGADLIAGIDARGFLLGAAVALRLGTGVLAIRKGGKLPPPVHSVTYELEYGSATLEIPADGLDIRGRRVLIIDDVLATGGTAAAAVRLLGDAGATVTGAAVLLELTALNGRSVLEPLAVTSLLCV, from the coding sequence ATGATGCGCCAGGTCCCCGACTTCCCGGAACCGGGCATCCAGTTCAAGGACCTGACCCCGCTGCTGGCCGACGCGCACGGCCTGGCCGCGGTCACCGATGCGCTCGCCGAATGCGGCGAAGGGGCCGACCTGATCGCCGGCATCGACGCGCGCGGCTTCCTGCTGGGCGCCGCGGTCGCGTTGCGGCTGGGCACCGGGGTGCTGGCGATCCGCAAGGGCGGCAAACTGCCGCCGCCGGTGCACAGCGTGACCTACGAGCTCGAGTACGGGAGCGCGACGCTGGAGATCCCGGCCGACGGCCTCGACATCCGCGGGCGACGGGTGCTGATCATCGACGACGTGCTGGCCACCGGAGGCACCGCGGCCGCCGCGGTCCGGCTGCTCGGCGACGCCGGCGCGACGGTGACGGGCGCGGCGGTGTTGCTCGAGCTGACCGCGCTGAACGGCCGCTCGGTGCTCGAGCCGCTGGCCGTGACGTCACTGCTTTGCGTCTGA